The following are encoded together in the Pseudomonas sp. IB20 genome:
- a CDS encoding Flp family type IVb pilin, with translation MILDFLIRLHVQLQLLFQRKEGATAIEYLILVAIVALVILAAGTTLKPQITAFFTKITTAVTPP, from the coding sequence ATGATTCTTGATTTCCTGATTAGACTTCACGTCCAACTTCAATTGCTTTTCCAGCGCAAAGAAGGCGCGACAGCCATTGAATATCTCATTCTCGTGGCAATTGTAGCGTTGGTGATACTGGCAGCTGGCACTACCTTAAAACCACAGATCACCGCCTTCTTCACAAAAATCACCACCGCCGTTACGCCACCGTAA
- a CDS encoding collagen-like triple helix repeat-containing protein, whose amino-acid sequence MKTQTQVVLWKASTALALIMAMSLGGCSSGGGGHHSSVAASSPDSGAGTGGGTGGGTGGGTGGGTGGGTGGGTGGGTGGGTGGGTGGGTGGGTGAGAGTGGGTGGGTGGGTGGGTGGGTGGGTGGGTGGGTGGGTGGGTGGGTGGGTGGGTGGGTGGGTGGGTGSTTTPLVTGQIVGTVGTTVGNVGAAVGDLGSTLTTVPIVGVTAGGLVTATGKAVTSIGTGVTAGLGSLGTNSNSLGITVAGVGDGVSDLGTGVSNTGKSLGTTLGGIPVVGGLTGGVGGAAGGLVDKVGQTVTMLGDTLSTASTTGPLGSVTNTLGGKVLVPVVSLVENTTGNLGKATGLGNPVNGLLDKVGSTVTGLGGQVAGAGGTGNPVTGIVGGALAGVGGALDKSGGYVAPAGGASASGLPELVGGLVANVGNGLNAGNTNGTVSAAGVTGGALGNTVASLGTIIGGTGVANTAATAPVAGLATNVGAALNPVTSGVSSLTQNIGTTTGIGAPVNGLVTQVGGAVSGLGTNLTAANANPITNTLGTTVTAVGNTVGAVGGLVTGGTSSSGGGLLGGLNVGASASASGSASTGTSGGLGGVLNGLTGKK is encoded by the coding sequence ATGAAAACTCAAACTCAAGTAGTGCTATGGAAAGCAAGTACCGCGCTGGCTCTGATCATGGCGATGAGCCTCGGCGGCTGCAGCAGCGGTGGTGGCGGACATCACAGTAGCGTGGCGGCATCTTCCCCTGACTCAGGGGCAGGGACCGGTGGCGGTACTGGCGGTGGCACCGGCGGTGGAACAGGTGGCGGCACTGGCGGCGGCACCGGTGGTGGAACAGGTGGCGGTACTGGCGGTGGCACCGGCGGTGGAACAGGTGGCGGTACTGGCGGCGGCACCGGCGCAGGGGCAGGGACCGGTGGCGGTACTGGCGGTGGCACCGGCGGTGGAACAGGTGGCGGCACTGGCGGCGGCACCGGTGGTGGAACAGGTGGCGGTACTGGCGGTGGCACCGGCGGTGGAACAGGTGGCGGTACTGGCGGCGGCACCGGCGGTGGAACAGGTGGCGGCACTGGCGGCGGCACCGGTGGTGGAACAGGTGGCGGCACCGGCTCGACCACTACGCCTCTGGTCACAGGCCAAATTGTCGGCACCGTGGGCACCACCGTGGGTAATGTCGGCGCAGCAGTGGGCGACCTGGGTTCGACCCTGACCACCGTGCCCATCGTCGGCGTAACCGCTGGAGGCTTGGTCACTGCGACCGGCAAAGCCGTTACCAGCATTGGCACCGGCGTCACCGCGGGCCTGGGCTCGCTGGGCACCAACAGCAATTCACTGGGCATCACCGTCGCTGGCGTAGGTGACGGCGTCTCCGACCTGGGCACCGGCGTATCGAACACCGGCAAGTCCTTGGGCACTACATTAGGCGGCATTCCGGTCGTCGGCGGGTTGACCGGCGGCGTAGGCGGTGCAGCGGGCGGCCTGGTGGACAAGGTCGGCCAAACCGTGACTATGCTCGGTGACACCCTCAGCACCGCCAGTACCACTGGCCCGCTGGGCTCCGTGACCAACACCCTCGGCGGCAAGGTGCTGGTGCCTGTGGTGTCCCTGGTGGAAAACACCACCGGCAACCTCGGCAAAGCCACGGGCCTTGGCAATCCAGTCAATGGCCTGCTGGATAAAGTCGGCTCCACCGTTACCGGCCTGGGCGGTCAAGTGGCTGGCGCCGGCGGCACCGGCAACCCTGTCACTGGTATTGTCGGCGGTGCATTGGCTGGCGTCGGCGGCGCGCTCGACAAGTCGGGCGGCTATGTCGCACCTGCCGGCGGCGCCTCGGCTTCCGGCCTGCCGGAACTGGTGGGTGGCCTGGTGGCCAATGTGGGTAACGGCTTGAACGCCGGCAACACCAACGGCACTGTCAGTGCAGCAGGTGTCACCGGTGGCGCACTGGGCAACACCGTCGCCTCCCTTGGCACTATCATCGGCGGCACCGGCGTTGCCAACACCGCCGCCACAGCACCGGTGGCAGGCTTGGCCACTAACGTTGGCGCAGCGCTGAACCCTGTGACCTCCGGTGTCAGCAGCCTGACACAAAACATCGGCACCACCACCGGTATCGGTGCGCCGGTCAACGGCCTGGTGACACAAGTGGGTGGCGCTGTCAGCGGCTTGGGTACCAACCTGACCGCCGCCAACGCCAACCCGATCACTAACACCTTGGGCACCACCGTAACGGCAGTTGGCAATACCGTGGGCGCAGTCGGTGGTTTGGTCACCGGCGGTACCAGCAGCAGCGGTGGTGGCTTGCTCGGCGGCTTGAACGTAGGCGCCAGTGCCTCGGCCAGCGGCAGCGCAAGCACTGGCACAAGCGGCGGCCTGGGCGGTGTATTGAACGGCCTTACCGGCAAAAAATAA
- a CDS encoding type II and III secretion system protein family protein, whose translation MSRRFAPVFTLKIACALLLSNLPVGLAVAATGNCASLGQLPAALSVGEGLQQELQSPVAITRLAIGDPKIADVHLNGDRGFLLTGIASGTTSLMVWTACSTTPRQSMVFVKGKATSALTSLSLAPADDPSLPSQVQTDIRFVEVSRTKLKEASTKILGMGKNFFLGSPNLLFPTPSTFKLPVSAEQFNIGFGGGRVSAMINALESSGFAYTLARPSLVAMSGQSATFLAGGEIPIPVPSSGSDTISIEYKEFGIRLTLTPTVIDRNRISLKVAPEVSELDYTNAVVIQNIQVPALTIRRTDTSVSLADGESFVISGLISSNNTTSISKFPGLGDIPILGAFFRDSSVNRQDKELLMIVTPHLVQPLAANAQLPSLPGENLRNYDPNWYRLYFLENGNFDRNNGLSQ comes from the coding sequence ATGAGCCGACGTTTCGCACCGGTGTTCACGCTGAAAATTGCCTGTGCCCTGCTGCTGTCGAACCTGCCCGTGGGCCTGGCCGTAGCCGCCACCGGCAACTGCGCCAGCTTGGGCCAATTGCCCGCAGCGCTCTCGGTAGGCGAAGGCCTGCAACAGGAGCTGCAATCGCCGGTAGCGATCACGCGACTGGCAATCGGCGACCCAAAAATCGCCGACGTCCACCTCAATGGCGACCGCGGCTTCCTGCTGACCGGCATCGCTTCCGGTACGACAAGCCTGATGGTCTGGACTGCCTGCTCCACCACGCCGCGCCAGAGCATGGTGTTCGTCAAGGGCAAGGCCACGTCAGCCCTGACCAGCCTGTCCTTGGCGCCAGCGGATGACCCTTCACTGCCCAGCCAGGTGCAGACCGACATCCGCTTTGTCGAGGTCAGCCGCACCAAGCTGAAGGAAGCCAGCACCAAAATCCTCGGCATGGGTAAGAACTTTTTCCTTGGCAGCCCCAACCTGTTGTTCCCCACACCCAGCACCTTCAAGCTGCCGGTGAGCGCTGAGCAGTTCAATATCGGCTTCGGCGGCGGACGTGTTTCCGCGATGATCAACGCCCTGGAAAGCAGCGGTTTTGCCTACACCCTGGCGCGTCCAAGCCTGGTCGCCATGAGCGGGCAAAGCGCGACCTTCCTGGCCGGTGGGGAGATACCGATCCCGGTGCCCAGCAGCGGCAGTGACACTATTTCCATCGAGTACAAAGAGTTCGGCATTCGCCTGACCCTGACCCCCACCGTGATCGACCGCAATCGCATCTCCCTCAAGGTGGCACCGGAAGTCAGTGAGCTGGACTACACCAACGCCGTGGTGATTCAAAACATCCAGGTGCCGGCCCTGACCATCCGCCGCACCGACACCAGCGTGTCCCTGGCCGATGGCGAAAGCTTTGTGATCAGCGGCCTGATCAGCAGCAACAACACCACCAGCATCAGCAAGTTTCCAGGCCTGGGGGACATCCCGATCCTGGGCGCGTTCTTTCGCGATTCCTCGGTCAACCGCCAAGACAAAGAACTGTTGATGATCGTCACGCCGCACCTGGTGCAGCCGCTGGCCGCCAACGCCCAGCTGCCGTCGTTGCCCGGCGAGAACCTGCGCAACTATGACCCGAATTGGTACCGCCTGTACTTCCTGGAAAACGGCAATTTCGACCGCAACAACGGGTTATCCCAATGA
- a CDS encoding AAA family ATPase — MSDSLSQTYLAITRNTTDLEWLQGALAPLGQVVSAGSGTLDELLALVDVTFATLVFVGLDREHVVAQSALIEGALEAKPMLAIVALGDGMDNQLVLNAMRAGARDFVAYGSRSSEVAGLVRRLSKRLPPVTTNTQLGGLTVLFGTQSNADGALLASHLALVVQKSGQQTLLLDLGLPRGDSLALLGLESSFNFGDALRHLRRLDATLINSAFTSAEDGLRILAYASSDEPLEQTSAAELYMLLSALRQHFQHIVVNLAGQPDSEALRTFVSHCDKLLWCTDQSVLDCRRNLAVLNQWREKGMKLEHAKLLVDRYIKGCAPDAEALGKSFGLEVIAVLPLSPEVRLNAKNQGQTLFSLAPREALTQGMKTLGERLAKRSEGMKKPSHTWFERLLGSGK; from the coding sequence ATGAGCGATAGCCTGAGCCAGACCTACCTGGCAATCACCCGTAATACCACTGACCTTGAGTGGCTACAGGGCGCGCTGGCACCGCTTGGCCAAGTCGTCAGCGCCGGCAGCGGCACGCTGGATGAGTTGCTGGCGTTGGTCGATGTGACCTTCGCCACCCTAGTGTTTGTCGGCCTCGACCGCGAGCATGTGGTGGCCCAAAGCGCGTTGATCGAAGGCGCGCTGGAAGCCAAGCCGATGCTGGCCATCGTCGCCCTCGGTGACGGCATGGACAACCAGCTGGTACTCAATGCAATGCGCGCCGGGGCGCGGGATTTTGTCGCCTACGGCTCGCGCTCCAGCGAAGTGGCCGGGCTGGTGCGCCGCCTGAGCAAACGCCTGCCGCCGGTGACCACCAACACCCAGCTCGGCGGCCTCACCGTGCTGTTCGGCACTCAAAGCAATGCCGACGGCGCACTGCTCGCCAGCCACCTGGCGCTGGTCGTACAAAAAAGCGGCCAGCAAACCCTGCTGCTGGACCTGGGCCTGCCACGGGGTGACAGCCTGGCACTGCTGGGGCTTGAAAGCTCATTCAATTTCGGTGATGCCCTGCGTCACCTGCGCCGGCTCGACGCGACCCTGATCAACAGTGCCTTTACCTCTGCCGAGGATGGCCTGCGCATCCTCGCCTACGCTTCCAGCGATGAGCCCTTGGAGCAGACCAGCGCCGCCGAGCTGTACATGCTGCTCAGCGCCTTGCGCCAGCACTTCCAGCACATCGTGGTGAACCTCGCCGGCCAGCCGGACAGCGAAGCGCTGCGCACCTTTGTCAGCCATTGCGACAAGCTGCTGTGGTGCACCGATCAAAGCGTGCTGGACTGCCGCCGCAACCTCGCGGTGCTGAACCAGTGGCGCGAAAAAGGCATGAAGCTGGAGCACGCCAAGCTGTTGGTCGATCGCTACATCAAAGGCTGCGCGCCCGACGCCGAGGCCTTGGGCAAGAGCTTTGGGCTGGAGGTGATTGCCGTGTTGCCGTTGAGCCCGGAGGTGCGCCTGAATGCAAAAAACCAAGGGCAGACCTTGTTCAGCCTGGCCCCGCGGGAAGCTCTCACGCAAGGCATGAAAACCCTGGGCGAACGCCTGGCAAAACGCTCGGAAGGCATGAAAAAACCTTCTCACACCTGGTTTGAACGCCTGCTGGGAAGCGGCAAATGA
- a CDS encoding Flp family type IVb pilin gives MILDMLMRCCVQLQLLFRRKDGATAIEYLILVAIVALVILAAGTTLSPQISALFTKITTAITPT, from the coding sequence ATGATCCTTGATATGTTGATGAGATGTTGCGTTCAACTTCAGTTGCTCTTTCGTCGTAAAGACGGTGCAACGGCGATTGAGTACCTCATTCTGGTGGCCATTGTAGCGCTGGTGATACTGGCAGCAGGCACTACGCTGTCGCCTCAGATCAGCGCGTTGTTTACAAAAATCACGACAGCCATTACGCCAACGTGA
- a CDS encoding CpaF family protein, which yields MNGEKLFGAPARSVGGNTDHDGLKLVLHRYIIDAIEESGKNLLEGSRPLLAQFVIDKVAEYINRMHLAISRYEMERLAEEIVDELTGFGPLEVLLRDPSVTEILVNGPHRVFIERDGLLHQSDLRFIDAHHVERVMQRILAPLGRRLDESSPMVDARLPDGSRVNAIIPPIALDGPCLSIRKFRKDMLKSSDLVAMQTIDQNIFDFFQEAVGKRCNILISGGTGTGKTTLLNILSQLINPHERLVTIEDVAELQLGHPHVVRLETRPPNAEGHGEVKASDLIRNALRMRPDRIILGEIRGVEVLDVLTAMNTGHDGSMSTVHANNAADALLRLETLVGLTGRVVAEKTLRQMICAALDVVIQLTRLPDGRRCVSEVVEVVGIREDVYVTNTLFRHDRRTGFGFLREAVNPAGEKLRREPLLP from the coding sequence ATGAACGGCGAAAAACTCTTTGGCGCACCCGCGCGCAGTGTCGGTGGTAACACCGACCACGATGGGCTGAAGCTGGTGCTGCATCGCTACATCATCGATGCCATCGAAGAGTCGGGAAAGAACTTGCTGGAAGGTTCGCGCCCGCTGCTGGCGCAATTTGTCATCGACAAAGTCGCCGAATACATCAACCGCATGCACCTGGCGATTTCCCGTTACGAGATGGAGCGCCTGGCCGAAGAAATCGTCGACGAGCTGACCGGTTTCGGCCCGCTGGAAGTGCTGCTGCGCGACCCGTCGGTGACGGAGATTCTGGTCAACGGCCCGCACCGGGTGTTTATCGAACGTGATGGTCTTCTGCACCAAAGTGACCTGCGTTTTATCGATGCTCACCACGTGGAGCGCGTGATGCAACGCATTCTGGCGCCGCTGGGCCGGCGCCTGGACGAGTCGTCGCCGATGGTCGATGCGCGCCTGCCGGATGGCAGCCGGGTCAACGCGATCATCCCGCCAATTGCTTTGGACGGGCCATGCCTGTCGATCCGAAAGTTTCGCAAGGACATGCTCAAAAGCAGCGACCTGGTGGCGATGCAGACCATCGACCAGAACATCTTCGATTTCTTCCAGGAAGCGGTGGGCAAGCGTTGCAACATCCTCATCAGCGGCGGCACCGGCACCGGTAAAACCACGCTGCTGAATATCCTCAGCCAATTGATCAACCCGCATGAGCGTCTGGTGACCATCGAAGACGTGGCCGAACTGCAACTGGGCCACCCTCACGTCGTGCGCCTGGAAACCCGCCCGCCGAATGCCGAGGGCCATGGTGAGGTCAAGGCCAGCGACCTGATCCGCAACGCCCTGCGGATGCGCCCGGACCGCATCATTCTCGGCGAGATCCGAGGCGTGGAAGTACTCGATGTGCTCACCGCAATGAACACCGGCCACGACGGCTCCATGAGTACCGTGCACGCCAACAACGCCGCCGATGCGCTGCTGCGCCTGGAAACCCTGGTGGGCTTGACCGGCCGCGTGGTGGCGGAAAAAACCTTGCGGCAAATGATCTGCGCGGCGCTGGACGTGGTGATTCAACTGACGCGCCTGCCGGACGGACGTCGCTGCGTGAGCGAAGTGGTCGAGGTGGTAGGCATCCGTGAAGACGTGTACGTGACCAACACCCTGTTCCGACACGACCGGCGTACCGGCTTCGGCTTTCTGCGCGAGGCGGTCAACCCGGCCGGTGAAAAACTGCGCCGCGAACCGTTACTGCCTTGA
- the cpaB gene encoding Flp pilus assembly protein CpaB, with protein sequence MNTRLSMILAGVLLIGALFAGYWGLVLSREPAPAPPPPPQAAPVEKAVAVVEDQTRQPVVVLAHDVPPFVALNAADLSVEKLRTVPAGSMTSVDQAIGRTPWRALQAGTWLNEESFTPGGPLARMIRPDERALAVAVDEVIGAAGQLSPGDYVDVLLYLRQDTANLEQSAQVVVPAMRLLSVGDQMGLTNDGTPASPPAMTAEEKAQRRAPSRTVVLAVPEQLLSRLMLASQAGTLRLAVRSSDERLLSHYWAGERDTQGKLQSANRDLYQFTQLAFAQAPKKLAQSAPRRAGVEVIRGNQATQQTPD encoded by the coding sequence ATGAACACGCGTCTGAGCATGATTCTGGCTGGTGTGCTGTTGATCGGTGCGCTGTTTGCCGGTTATTGGGGGCTTGTCCTCAGCCGTGAACCTGCTCCGGCGCCGCCACCGCCGCCACAGGCTGCTCCTGTCGAAAAAGCCGTCGCCGTGGTGGAAGACCAAACCCGCCAACCCGTGGTGGTGCTGGCTCACGATGTGCCACCGTTTGTTGCGCTGAATGCTGCTGACCTTAGCGTCGAAAAATTACGCACCGTGCCGGCCGGCAGCATGACCAGTGTCGACCAGGCCATCGGCCGTACACCGTGGCGCGCCCTGCAAGCCGGCACCTGGCTGAACGAAGAAAGCTTCACCCCCGGTGGCCCCCTGGCGCGCATGATTCGCCCGGACGAGCGCGCCCTGGCCGTGGCCGTGGATGAAGTGATCGGCGCGGCCGGGCAGTTGAGCCCCGGCGATTATGTGGACGTGCTTTTGTACCTGCGCCAGGACACCGCCAACCTCGAACAATCCGCCCAAGTGGTCGTCCCCGCCATGCGCCTGCTCAGTGTCGGCGATCAAATGGGCCTGACCAACGACGGCACCCCCGCCTCCCCTCCCGCGATGACCGCTGAAGAAAAAGCCCAACGCCGCGCGCCCTCGCGCACCGTGGTACTGGCGGTGCCCGAACAACTGCTGAGCCGGCTGATGCTCGCCTCCCAGGCCGGTACTTTGCGCCTGGCGGTGCGCAGCAGCGACGAACGCCTGTTGAGCCACTATTGGGCAGGCGAACGCGATACGCAGGGCAAGCTGCAAAGCGCCAACCGCGACCTCTACCAGTTCACCCAGCTGGCCTTCGCCCAAGCCCCGAAAAAGCTCGCCCAGAGCGCGCCGCGCCGCGCCGGTGTCGAGGTGATACGCGGCAACCAAGCCACCCAACAAACGCCCGACTGA
- a CDS encoding MaoC family dehydratase → MEWLTLGNTPFLPPLYWRAALKRKITGSTLPEQGLRCRVSVNPKAVAAYRNVCGFADSPILPATYPHILAFGLQMQLLTAKNFPFPLLGLIHLSNRIRIHRPLGAVSELTVAVHAQNLKPHAKGATFDVITTVEDSLGLLWEAESQLLCRGVKLEGEPADDTLPSPTQVNELTRWKAPADIGRRYARVSGDYNPIHLSALTAKLFGFPQAIAHGLWNKAHTLAALCDHLPAANIEIHVEFKKPVRLPSEVTLLASAPGSSGEFLLKGSSDIEHMVGKWQPIT, encoded by the coding sequence ATGGAGTGGCTGACCTTAGGCAATACCCCGTTTCTGCCGCCGCTGTATTGGCGTGCGGCGCTCAAACGCAAGATCACCGGCAGCACCTTGCCCGAGCAGGGGCTGCGCTGCCGGGTGAGCGTCAACCCCAAGGCCGTGGCCGCTTATCGCAACGTCTGCGGTTTTGCCGACAGCCCCATCCTGCCGGCGACTTACCCGCATATCCTGGCGTTCGGCCTGCAGATGCAATTGCTGACGGCGAAAAACTTTCCGTTTCCGTTGCTGGGGCTGATTCACCTGAGCAACCGTATCCGCATTCACCGCCCACTGGGCGCTGTCAGTGAGCTGACGGTGGCCGTGCACGCGCAAAATCTCAAGCCGCACGCCAAGGGCGCAACCTTTGATGTGATCACCACCGTCGAGGACTCCCTCGGCCTGCTGTGGGAAGCCGAAAGCCAATTGCTCTGCCGGGGCGTGAAGCTTGAAGGCGAGCCGGCGGATGACACCTTGCCCAGCCCCACGCAGGTCAACGAGCTGACTCGCTGGAAAGCCCCCGCCGATATCGGCCGCCGCTATGCCCGGGTGTCCGGGGACTACAACCCGATCCACTTGAGCGCGCTGACCGCCAAGTTATTCGGTTTTCCCCAGGCCATCGCCCACGGGTTATGGAATAAGGCGCATACCCTCGCCGCGCTGTGCGACCACTTGCCGGCCGCCAACATTGAAATACACGTCGAGTTCAAGAAGCCGGTACGCCTGCCCAGTGAAGTTACGTTGCTGGCCAGTGCGCCGGGTTCGAGCGGTGAGTTTCTGTTAAAGGGCTCGAGTGACATTGAACATATGGTAGGGAAGTGGCAACCCATCACCTGA
- a CDS encoding ShlB/FhaC/HecB family hemolysin secretion/activation protein, with protein sequence MRVLTPLLVLTLSASYVQAETLPSFLNSNDTIRTLPVPNLPADAYRPVTPQTQVPEASPTQNQPLLMDTKVTIRKLQIEGGTIYPLDETAKAYAALIGHETNLAQLIDATRNITRRYQQDGYLLSYAFLPQQTFENGLVRVVLVEGYIKDYQQSGDIGSVSAYVDKLANKLLGERPLTRKTFERYTTLMGRIPGVTLQAQVPPPGTTDGATHMVIQASRKPFTTSMSLVEKNRGGTQALLTATSNSQTSMGEQLNISGLFPPGDDKEHYYRVGYSQFINAEGTQLALAAERYRADPGTNVQLDGGFQLKPHQAIDRYTIGFTHPLIASPNESLTLGTRLYTVDQTTRYQLVGYPNRFDIETNLRALAFEGDWRKSDTRQLRILSAGLYQGINGLGATTRSDLEGTKPDLDFFRLRLSGVQSDKFFDNWQGVLSGAFYWSDNTLPDSERATFGGQNFGRGYPDDQGSGDKGWGVAYEVNYSFNRAGDWVKVLQPYVVLDRAKTWFNELPVKGNDMSSAAVGLRFGDNKYYNIALEAAKPMSDIALDSFNRRPRYTLSFSYQL encoded by the coding sequence ATGCGCGTGTTAACGCCGTTGTTAGTGCTTACCCTCAGTGCCTCCTACGTCCAGGCCGAAACCCTTCCCAGCTTCCTCAATAGCAACGACACTATCCGCACCCTGCCGGTGCCCAACCTGCCCGCAGACGCCTATCGGCCGGTCACACCACAGACCCAGGTGCCGGAAGCGTCGCCGACCCAGAACCAGCCCTTGCTGATGGACACTAAAGTCACCATCCGCAAACTGCAGATCGAGGGCGGCACGATCTACCCGCTGGACGAGACGGCCAAGGCCTACGCGGCGTTGATCGGGCATGAGACCAACCTCGCACAGCTGATCGACGCCACCCGCAATATCACCCGTCGCTACCAACAGGACGGCTACCTGCTGTCCTACGCATTCCTGCCACAACAGACCTTCGAAAACGGCCTGGTGCGCGTGGTATTGGTGGAGGGCTATATCAAGGATTATCAACAGAGTGGCGACATCGGTTCCGTGTCGGCCTACGTCGACAAATTGGCGAATAAGCTGCTGGGAGAACGCCCGCTCACACGCAAGACCTTCGAGCGCTACACCACACTCATGGGCCGCATTCCTGGGGTGACGCTGCAAGCACAAGTGCCGCCGCCGGGTACCACCGATGGCGCCACGCACATGGTCATCCAGGCCAGCCGCAAGCCGTTCACCACCAGCATGAGCCTGGTCGAAAAAAACCGCGGCGGCACGCAAGCGTTGCTGACCGCGACCAGCAATTCGCAGACATCCATGGGCGAACAGCTCAACATCAGCGGCCTGTTTCCACCGGGCGATGACAAAGAGCACTACTACCGCGTGGGCTACAGCCAATTCATCAACGCCGAGGGCACCCAGTTGGCGCTGGCGGCCGAGCGTTATCGCGCAGACCCCGGCACCAACGTGCAACTCGATGGCGGCTTCCAACTCAAACCGCACCAGGCAATCGACCGCTACACCATCGGCTTCACCCACCCACTGATTGCCTCACCGAATGAATCGCTGACCCTGGGCACACGCCTGTACACGGTGGACCAGACCACGCGATATCAACTGGTGGGCTACCCCAACCGTTTCGACATCGAAACCAACTTGCGCGCGCTCGCGTTCGAGGGCGACTGGCGCAAGTCCGACACTCGGCAATTGCGTATTCTCAGCGCCGGTTTGTACCAAGGCATCAACGGTTTGGGCGCCACGACTCGCAGTGACCTGGAAGGGACAAAACCTGACCTGGACTTCTTCCGCCTGCGCCTGTCCGGCGTGCAGAGCGACAAGTTCTTCGATAACTGGCAAGGCGTGCTGTCGGGGGCGTTCTACTGGAGCGATAACACCTTGCCCGACAGTGAACGCGCGACCTTTGGCGGGCAGAACTTCGGCCGTGGCTACCCTGATGACCAAGGCTCGGGCGACAAGGGCTGGGGCGTGGCGTATGAGGTCAACTACAGCTTCAACCGCGCCGGCGATTGGGTGAAGGTCCTGCAACCCTACGTGGTGCTCGACCGCGCCAAGACCTGGTTCAACGAGCTGCCGGTCAAAGGCAACGACATGTCATCGGCGGCTGTCGGCCTGCGTTTTGGTGACAACAAGTACTACAACATTGCCCTTGAAGCGGCCAAGCCAATGTCGGACATCGCCCTGGACAGTTTCAACCGGCGGCCGCGGTATACGCTGAGCTTCAGCTATCAACTCTGA
- a CDS encoding response regulator translates to MNAAAAPFRQQILLVDDEEDALVELAESLENEGFVCFTATSVTYALQELTLNPDIALVITDLRMPEESGISLIKRLREHTDRQHLPVIVMSGHAEMDDVSDMLRLQVLDLFRKPIYLVRLIDTLNSLFPLAGRPSLTNELPQTLRVDS, encoded by the coding sequence ATGAATGCTGCAGCTGCACCTTTTCGCCAACAAATTCTGTTGGTGGACGACGAAGAAGATGCCCTCGTAGAACTGGCGGAGTCGCTGGAGAACGAGGGCTTCGTTTGTTTTACCGCCACCTCCGTCACCTACGCGTTGCAGGAACTGACCCTGAACCCCGACATCGCATTGGTCATCACCGACCTGCGTATGCCCGAGGAAAGTGGTATCTCGCTGATCAAGCGCCTGCGCGAACACACCGATCGCCAACACTTGCCGGTGATCGTGATGTCGGGTCATGCCGAGATGGATGACGTCAGCGACATGTTACGCCTGCAGGTGCTGGACCTGTTTCGCAAGCCCATCTATCTGGTGCGGTTAATCGACACCCTCAACAGCCTATTCCCCCTGGCAGGGCGGCCTTCCCTAACAAACGAGCTGCCACAAACACTCAGAGTTGATAGCTGA